In Deltaproteobacteria bacterium, one genomic interval encodes:
- a CDS encoding homocysteine S-methyltransferase family protein: MAGVNAPAAPRIWPPATPSADAARKLGRPAPCDSLGPMVSLAELLPRGSLLDGAMGTELIGRGLDLSVEPPERWNVTRPDAVRDVHARYAAAGAVAVQTNTFGANSFRLAAYGVAGAVREWNAAAVRLARESAPGCAIIGSIGPTGATPPPEGDAILADLEAAFAEQAAALADAGADALHVETMYHPKEARAAVRGCRIGAPGVPVIASFTCRIEAGHVTTGFGFPAESLLQAFLEEGAAGVGVNCTLAPADMLDAVRTIRRRTALPIVARPTIVPTNAAPLLPGEFATGALALIAAGATAVGGCCGTGPADIASARTALDTAMPDLRDAPVSAAPPRASTAA; encoded by the coding sequence ATGGCAGGTGTGAACGCACCAGCCGCCCCGCGGATCTGGCCGCCGGCCACGCCCTCGGCCGACGCCGCCAGAAAGTTGGGCCGCCCCGCGCCGTGCGATAGCCTGGGGCCGATGGTCTCGCTCGCCGAGTTGCTGCCGCGCGGCTCGTTGCTCGATGGCGCCATGGGCACCGAGCTGATCGGGCGCGGGCTCGATCTGTCCGTCGAACCGCCGGAGCGGTGGAACGTGACTCGGCCGGACGCGGTGCGCGACGTCCACGCCCGCTATGCGGCCGCCGGCGCCGTCGCGGTGCAGACCAACACGTTCGGCGCGAACTCCTTCCGCCTCGCAGCCTATGGAGTCGCCGGCGCGGTGCGCGAATGGAACGCCGCAGCCGTCCGGCTCGCGCGCGAGAGCGCCCCCGGCTGCGCGATCATCGGGTCGATCGGCCCGACCGGCGCCACGCCGCCGCCCGAGGGCGATGCGATCCTCGCCGACCTCGAAGCGGCGTTCGCCGAACAGGCCGCCGCGCTGGCCGACGCCGGCGCCGACGCGCTCCACGTGGAGACGATGTACCACCCCAAGGAAGCGCGCGCCGCCGTGCGCGGATGCCGCATCGGCGCGCCCGGCGTGCCCGTCATCGCGTCGTTTACCTGCCGCATCGAGGCGGGCCACGTCACCACCGGATTCGGCTTCCCGGCCGAGTCGCTGCTGCAGGCCTTCCTCGAGGAAGGCGCCGCCGGCGTCGGCGTCAACTGCACGCTCGCCCCCGCCGACATGCTCGACGCCGTCCGCACGATCCGCCGGCGGACGGCGCTGCCCATCGTTGCACGTCCCACGATCGTGCCGACAAACGCCGCGCCGCTGCTGCCGGGCGAGTTCGCCACCGGCGCCCTCGCGCTGATCGCGGCCGGAGCGACCGCGGTCGGCGGCTGTTGCGGCACCGGCCCCGCGGACATCGCGTCGGCTCGCACCGCGCTCGACACGGCGATGCCCGACCTGCGCGACGCGCCCGTCTCCGCCGCGCCGCCGCGCGCGTCCACCGCGGCGTAG